TAgataggctgagcatggtggcttacgccggaatctcagcactttgagaggcggaggcaggaggatcgtcttcgcccagaagttagaggctgcagggaaccgccactgcactgcagcctgggcgactgggcgagaccctgtctctaaaaaagaatgtAGAGATAAAGCGACATCATGTCTGCAATTTCCTCTCAAATGGTAGAATGACAGAGCAAATGCAAAATGCTGACATTTGTAGAATCTAGAAGGGTTTCTGGGAATTACTTGTACTCGTTTAGCAATATATTTATAAgtgtgaattattttaaaataaaaggctaACAAAGTTACTGAGATTAATTAAGAATATGAGGAGGCAACAGACCTAGTACTAAGCTATGAATAAccaacatttaaataaaactcgggaaataaaaaggaagtcaaatggCATGCGATCAACGGAAGACATAGCTTCCGTACTCTTAATCCTAAATTACTAAGAGGTGACGTTCCTGCAGCTCTCCAATCCAAATCAAAAAACAGTCTCGCCGCCCAACTTTGCGAAAAGGCAATTTAAATCCAGCCGGCTCCGCCATGTTTTCCCAGTGAGCTTGCGTGCGCGTGCATATGCACGCACGCACGCGTACGCACGCACCAACCAATCGGTGTCCACGTCGGAGTCTCACCGCAGGGGCGGTGCATTCTTCTACGCCTGCGCACGGTTGGGCGGGCCTCCTTCTTTCTAGCCTAACGCCGCCAACATGGTGAGTCTTACTATCGCGGGCTTCTGGGCTGGCGATCTTTCCTCTCTACCTCCGCCTCCGCTGGGAAGCTGAGGCGCGGAACGGCTCCCGGAGGGTCCTGGGAAGCACATGGTGAGGGTCCCTGGGCCGGCTGTGCCCCGGAATCTGGTACTTCCCGGACTGCGGCTGACGAGCGCGTGGAGGACCCGGCAGGCCTGGCGTTCTTTGGGCCACGCGTGCGCGCCTCGGCAGCTGGGGCTGGACTGCTGATGCGGCCCGTGGTCCGAGAGCCTTGTCCCGCCGCCCGGGCCTTGCGGAGCTGGGAGCTGGCAGGTGGTGGCGACGGGAACCGGGCTTTAGTTACGGCGGCGTCTCCCGTTTTCGTCCATTCAGGTTGGCGCCTGGCGCTCGGGCGTGTGTTTCCCTGCAGCGTTCTTCTTCGCTGAATTTAACCATGTCGTCTCTAGCTGCAGAAAGTGACATATAAACTAGCGAGTATTTTTAGATAAGTCTCACTGTCCTTTCTCCCCAAATTTTAGGTGTTCAGGCGCTTCGTGGAGGTTGGCCGGGTGGCCTACGTCTCCTTTGGACCTCATGCCGGAAAGTTGGTGGCGATTGTAGATGTTATTGATCAAAACAGGGTAAGTGTCATAGCTTTTTACTAAACGTGGTACTGGACGTGTGCACTGCAGCTGGCAACAATGATTGTCGCGATGACTGTAAGGTAAGTATGCTAGGGTAGTAACTTCATTTTACCATTGAGGAAACAGGCAATGTAGGGTAAGGGTTTTAAGCACAGCCTTGAGTTAGCTATTAACATTGAATTTTAGCTAGAGCCAGTTATGGGCTAAAACGCTGGTTAGGTTTAAATGAGTTACTAGATACGTAAAGTGAGTTTAGAACAGATCCAGCATATAGATAGCACGTGACTCAAATAGAGTAATTCTTGTCTTTTCTAAgcaatttatttaaatagtaatGTGAGTTTGATGACCCTGAACGGATAAGTAATTGTACAGAACCATCTGACCATTTTAATTCTATTAGATTTTGCACTGAAGTTCTTGATGTTGGCGTTCTAGGCTTTGGTTGATGGACCTTGCACTCAGGTGAGGAGACAGGCCATGCCTTTCAAGTGCATGCAGCTCACTGATTTCATCCTCAAGTTTCCACACAGGTAATTATCCAGCAATCATCACCCCTTCCTACCATCCCCAGATTTTTTTATACTAGTAAAACTTTGTTTTAGAGTAAACGGTATGAAAGATTCAGAGCCATCCTGCAGAGGGTTTTACGTCATAGAAGTAAACAGGGAttacttacttttaaaatgtccTGGGTgtgcacacctttaatcctaatactttgggaggccatggtgggaggatctcttgagctcaagagttcaagaccagcctgggcaacatggtgaacccccccccccatctctacaaaaaatacaaaaaaattagatggtcCCTTGGCAAGTCACCTATAATCCCCAGCATGGGAGCAGGGCAGGGGGGCGTGCTgtgttgggaggatcacttgagcaagATTGAGTCTGCAgagagccctgatcatgccactgcactccagcctgcatgacagtgagagactgtctcaaaaaaaataaaatgtcctaaGGTCACCTTTCTACCTCGGTAATTTAGGGTTTTGCCTCTGTTCAGACTTGCCATCCTCCTTTCCCTTGGTCTCTGCGAAACTTTTAGGTTAAAGTAGCCATAATAAGTCATTAAGTAAGCTCTTAGTGTGTGTGTTacacagtattttatatgagaggtTGTATCCCTGGCTTGCATTTAAATGAGGCAGCGAGTAGCATAGTGGTTCTTTTTTGACATATAAATTAAAGCACTTTGGTGGTTTCTGTACAGTTAATTCAACCCACAATGATGGTTGCAGTGGAATGTGTCCTATCACATGGCCGTTACAGATAAAGTAGATATAATGTAACTTTGCATGCTTTAAAATAGTCAAAAATGTATGCTGAGCACTACAGACGCTGCCTGACGTATATTAACACATAGTGGACTTTCAGGGACTGGGGGTCGAAAGCATGCCACTTGAACAACCTGGAGTGATCATGGCTGTGCAGCTGCTATGACATACCATGTTTGAAAGCACAATTGAGGTGAAGCTTGAGGATACATCAAAGTTCAAAGCAGTAGAAAATATCTGGTAACTTAGATTTTCACTAGGGACTCTTGTAATTCTGCCTTGGATTCTTGGACaccctggattttatttttaggatgTTTGGCCATAAATTTttactgtaaaatttaaaaaaaaaaaagaacagatggccgggcgtggtggctcaagcctgtaatcccagcactttgggaggccaaggtggatggatcacaaggtcaagagatcgagaccatcctggtcaacaaggtgaaaccctgtctctactaaaaatagaaaaattagctgggcatggtggcgcgcgcctgtagtcgcagctactcgggaggctgaggcaggagaattgcttgaacccgggaggcggaggttgcggtgagccgagattgcgccattgcactccagcctgggtaacaacagtgaaacttcgtctctaaataaataaataagaacattaaTACCTTGTTTGTTAGGAGAACGAATGGGTTAGCTGGattacatacctgtaatctcaacactctgggaggccaaggctggtagatcacctgaggacaggaattaaggccagcctggctaaccccatctccactaaaagtacaaaaattagccaggtgtgatgggtacacctgtactcccagctcttCAGGTGActtgagacagaattgcttggaactaggaggcagaggttgcagtgagccaacattgcacctgTACACTCCCAcctcggcgacagagcaagacttgtctttaaataataaaaaaagaaaatgaatggttTTCAGCACATTCCCTGCCAAAGTGGAATTATGTATGGTTAGAAGTGGGGTGGTTTTGGTTttggggaactttttttttttcgagagacagtgtctcacttggttgcccaggctagagtgcagtggtgccatctcagcttactgcaacttctgcctcttgggttcaagcattctcctgcctcagcctcctaaatcactgggattacaggcatctgccaccatgccaagctaatttttgtgtttttagtagagatggggttttgccatgttggacaggctgatctccaactcctgacctcaggtgatccacccaccttggcctgccaaggtgctggaattacaggcgtgagccaccgcgctgggttGAGAGGTAGTTTTTAAATTCCTAAAATggactgggctgggtgcagtggctaacgcctgtaatcccagcactttgggaggccaaggtggaggattgcttgagcccaggagttggagaccggcctgggcaatgtagcaaaactgtttctacaaaaaatgcaaaaattagctgggtgtggtggtatgtacttgtagccccaggtacttggaaagctgagacaggaggatggcttgagcccagaaggttgaagtggcagtgagccatgatcactccactgtattccagcctgggtggcaaagcaagatcctctctcaaaaaaaaaaaaaaaaatgggactgGATTACAGTTATGATTAAAATATGCTTGAAGTTACAAGCTCTTCTGGCttacaaaacacaataaaaataagtacatacTGTGCCAGATGTTGTCTTATGCAGACAAAGAAGTGTAACAGGAAGAGTGCTTTTCGAGGAACAAAGGAAGTGTCCTTGCTAGGGAGTGACTTCAAAGCTGATTCCTGACTCTGTGGTCTTGGCTTGTTCTAGTGCCCGCCAGAAGTATGTCCGGCAAGCCTGGCAGAAGGCAGACATCAATACGAAATGGGCAGCCACTCGATGGGCCAAGAAGATTGAAGCCAGAGAAAAGGTAATCACTTAGGGGCACTCGAactctggctttttctttttttggcgaTTTCAAGGTGTTGTGAGagggataatttttatttttatttttaacagaaagcCAAGATGACAGATTTTGATCGTTTTAAAGTTATGAAGGCAAAGAAAATGGTAAGATGTAAGATGTGTACTTTTGTGTAGGTTAGCTTTAGATTAACACGGGAGCAGTACCCAAATCTTACTTCAAGCTGCCAGCCTCTTGGGAGCTTTCTGTGAAAAGGGAGAATTTACCCTCATTGTGCTTCCTGATGTTCTAATGGAACTGTTACCTTTATTTAGATTTAGTTGTAGGGGAAGAGACCACCTAATGGCCCTTTCTAAACCAGCATAatttgaagtttgttttttgtATACACAGTAAGTGCTTTCGTATATTGATAATTTTCAGAGGAACAGAATAATCAAGAATGAAGTTAAGAAGCTTCAAAAGGCAGCTCTCCTGAAAGCTTCTCCCAAAAAAGCACCCGCTGCTAaggctgctgctgcagctgccgcTCAAGTCCCAGCTAAAAAGATGACCGCCGCAGGCAAGAGGGCTCCTGCCCAGAAGGCCACAGGCCAGAAGGCTCCTGCCCAGAAGGCCACAGGCCAGAAGGCAGCGCCTGCTCCAAAAGCTGAGAAGGGTCAAAAAGCTCCAGCCAAGAAAGCACCTGCTCCAAAGGCATCTGGCAAGAAAGCATAAGAGGCAGTTATACAGAGTAATAAAGGTTCTTTTCAACATGTTGGCAAATCTGTTTAAGTGTTTGGATTTAAAGCCTGTTGTTGGGGCTGGGTTAGGAGGCAGACTGATAGTAGGATTATAATAAACATTAATCAGTTCCTTAATCTCACGTTCTGCCCATACTTGGATGGATAGTGCACATTGCAAAGTCATAACTCATTTCATGAGGAATCATGATAACTTAGAACACcaagaggcattttttttttctttaggtcaCTTTAGcttcagaacatttttttctattttacgaATATGTTTGCCCTAGATAAGTAAAGTGACAGCCTCTTGATGCCTAATAATCCAgcggatttttaaaattttttttgagacagccttgctgtgtcgcccaggctttttttgtatttttagtagagatggggttttgctgtgttggccaggctggtcttgaactcctcacctcaggtgatccccctacctcagcctcccaacctgctgggattacagacgtgagctacgacgcctggccttttttcttgaggcagcctttgatgcctaggctggagtgcagtggcaagattttggctcactgcaacctccacttcttggttcaaggcattctcctgccccagcctcctgcgtagctggggctacaggtgtgtgccagcatgcccggctagtttttgtatttttagtagagatggggttttactgtgttggccatgctggtcttgaactcctgagctcaggtgatccacccaccttgacctcccaaatgctgggaataacaggcgtaagccaccatgcctgcgcaaattttcttataaaaaacaAGTATAAAAATCACAACACAGCCCCAGGGGATTCTGAGATCGAGTGCTCACGGTGGTCAGGCTATAGATtggttttgtatgtttttaggaaGACGTAGGGTaacaatacatgtaagatgtacaggGGCTCAATCCGCAAAGGAGACAACTCCAAGTGGGGAGTGCGGAGGGACCTTCTGGGTACATAGGTTGAGCATATTTCTAATCCAAAAAGTTTCAACAGCTGGAACTGAGCTGTGACATTGCAATTGGAAATCCTTAGCCTAGCCTCTTGGTGGGTTATAGTCATTGCAGTTACACAGCAGTGTGTAAGGAAGACATACTTAAGGATAGGTGCATATGAAGCATAAATGGATTTCCTGTATAGACCTAGGTCCCATCCCCAAAATGTCAACATCAGAACACATCTCATCcgaagcatttcagataagggatactcagccTGTATATAGTAGACTGGACTTCTGGTTCTGTCTACTACAAGATTTAGATAATTTGGGGCAGTAAAAGATCCTGGATAGATTTGAATACTACAAAGCTGTACACGAAACAGCctcgctgtgtctcccaggccagagtgcagtggcacaacctgcGCACTGTGACCTCCAACTCCcaagttgaagcgattctcctacctcagcctcctgagtagctggggttacatgcatgtgccaccatacccggctaattttgtatttttagtagagaccaggttttgtcatgtcagccaggctgatctcaaactcctgacttaaggtgatctgtctgccttggcctcccaaagtgctgggattacagacgttaagtcaccatgcccggccaggaatGTGTTTTAAATGCTCATTTTCTAACCAAAAGCTGAATTCAAGTTTTACCGAGGTAAAGGAAAAAGCACGTTGAGTTGCTTGATAATAGGCAAGTGGTACGGTGTAATAAGGAAAATATGGACAATTTGGGATTACTAGTTCTACACTGAGAatcaaaaccccgtctctaccaaaaataaaaatatatagccgggtgtggtggtggatgcctataatcaatcccagccacttgggagg
This genomic stretch from Callithrix jacchus isolate 240 chromosome 17, calJac240_pri, whole genome shotgun sequence harbors:
- the RPL14 gene encoding large ribosomal subunit protein eL14 isoform X1, encoding MVFRRFVEVGRVAYVSFGPHAGKLVAIVDVIDQNRALVDGPCTQVRRQAMPFKCMQLTDFILKFPHSARQKYVRQAWQKADINTKWAATRWAKKIEAREKKAKMTDFDRFKVMKAKKMRNRIIKNEVKKLQKAALLKASPKKAPAAKAAAAAAAQVPAKKMTAAGKRAPAQKATGQKAPAQKATGQKAAPAPKAEKGQKAPAKKAPAPKASGKKA